NNNNNNNNNNNNNNNNNNNNNNNNNNNNNNNNNNNNNNNNNNNNNNNNNNNNNNNNNNNNNNNNNNNNNNNNNNNNNNNNNNNNNNNNNNNNNNNNNNNNNNNNNNNNNNNNNNNNNNNNNNNNNNNNNNNNNNNNNNNNNNNNNNNNNNNNNNNNNNNNNNNNNNNNNNNNNNNNNNNNNNNNNNNNNNNNNNNNNNNNNNNNNNNNNNNNNNNNNNNNNNNNNNNNNNNNNNNNNNNNNNNNNNNNNNNNNNNNNNNNNNNNNNNNNNNNNNNNNNNNNNNNNNNNNNNNNNNNNNNNNNNNNNNNNNNNNNNNNNNNNNNNNNNNNNNNNNNNNNNNNNNNNNNNNNNNNNNNNNNNNNNNNNNNNNNNNNNNNNNNNNNNNNNNNNNNNNNNNNNNNNNNNNNNNNNNNNNNNNNNNNNNNNNNNNNNNNNNNNNNNNNNNNNNNNNNNNNNNNNNNNNNNNNNNNNNNNNNNNNNNNNNNNNNNNNNNNNNNNNNNNNNNNNNNNNNNNNNNNNNNNNNNNNNNNNNNNNNNNNNNNNNNNNNNNNNNNNNNNNNNNNNNNNNNNNNNNNNNNNNNNNNNNNNNNNNNNNNNNNNNNNNNNNNNNNNNNNNNNNNNNNNNNNNNNNNNNNNNNNNNNNNNNNNNNNNNNNNNNNNNNNNNNNNNNNNNNNNNNNNNNNNNNNNNNNNNNNNNNNNNNNNNNNNNNNNNNNNNNNNNNNNNNNNNNNNNNNNNNNNNNNNNNNNNNNNNNNNNNNNNNNNNNNNNNNNNNNNNNNNNNNNNNNNNNNNNNaaaagcaaaaaaaaaaaaaaaaacatacaagaGTGTGCTGTAGCAGCTCTAAAAAATTCAGTAGATAAAAATTCGTATTTTCTCACTTTTTTACATTTCCACACCCAACCAATTCGGTATCTGGGTAGTTAATAAGAATTCCAAGTCTCGTCCTAAATTAGCAGTTTTTCCAAAGATTCCATAAAAAATTCTGGAGGTTACGTGCAGTACCCTTTTTTCCCCCAGAAAGGCAAAACTGTTGTTTCTTGGTCAGATTGCGAACTCAAGCTTTGAAGATTCGAAGGAAAGGAAGGATAAATCAGCAAGCAAGCAGCTTTCGTTCGAAGAATTTTTTCCGctgttgcattttttttttggggtcaAAATGGCATCCACTTTGTTTGCATGCACTCCAAGTCAAGTTATTATGCGTTTTGGAGCAGCCAAATGCATACATTCTTCATCTCCTTGGATCTTTGGGATGTGATAAATGATGAAGAACTCGAAGAACCAAGCGACAACTATGAAGGATATGCAAAATTTCATAAAGAATATAGGCAGAGACGAGTTGATGATGAGTTATATTCAACAAGAAGTACGGAAAACTATTTACTCCTTGTATTTTTGGGGAAAGGCTAGAAGCTGAAGCAAGAATTTTAAGGTATGGAGAAGACAATTGCATTGAAGCTCCAATCCTTGTGGAAGgattttgataatttaaaaaTGGAAAAACGAGAGGCTACAAGATTTCTCTTCACGGGTCTCAAATATTGTCAATCAAATAAAAAGTTGTGGAGACAAGATTAAAGAAAAAAGGATTGTTGAAAAAGTTCTTCGAAGTCTTCACCCTAAGTTCGATGACTTCACCTAAGTTCGATCATGCTGCTGCCGTGATCGAAGAGTGAAAGGACTTGGAAAATGAGCATGTTTGAATTCACAGGTTCACTTTTTGCACATGAGCAAATAATTAACCAGTCGAGAACTCCATAAACCGATCAAGCCTTCCAATCTAAGCAAGCATCAGATGCAGTTTCAAGAAATCATGGAGATTCAAACATTGGAGGCTCGGAATACAAGGAAAATTCGGCAAGTGGAAGAAAAATGAGAAGCAAAACAATTGGAAAGGCAAGACAATACAAGTCACAATAATCAATTCTCGGTTTTGCATTATTTGCAAAAAACCAAATCACGAGTCAATTCGATTTTTTTCGGTTTTTGAAAGTTCATCTAAGTCATTGAGTAAACTTACTAAATACATATCGTATTAATTAACAGAATTTTCATCACCGCAACTAAAAATAACATAGGACATGGGACTTTGGAGCAAgttttattacattaatttggTCCATCATGGAAATTTGGGATCCCTGTAACATGCAAAGTTGCCTCCTCCTAtcataaataattttcaaataaatataccGGTTATCATCACCTTTTCCACTAAACTGTCTACAAAAGAAAATGAAGGAACAAATGGGAGGAACCCAAGTTTGAGAAAGCGTAGAAAGCCTAAAATTTGAGCCCAGAATGGATGGCAACGACTCCGCCAACTAGATTTTCATACTCAACATTCTGAAACCCGACCTCTGCTATCATTGAGCCGAATTTTTCCTGCAGGTGAAGAGTAAAGATCATAAAGTATAAGCGTAAATCAAAAACCACTCAACAAAACATCACTTGACGTGCTCTTGTACATGAAAACACAAAACTTGTGGTAAATTCATGCACTCTACCTGAGTGGGGAAACGGCGAATACTCTCGACCAAATACTGATAAGATTCACGATCACCCGCAACTAACTCTCCTATCACCGGAATAACTGAGAAAGAGTAAAAATCATACCTAAACAGAGGACAAAAGAGAGCTCATATCATTGACAATGGCAACATATGCActaaaaacaataaaagaagGAAAGATGTGGCTTGAGAACAGATCAAGGCAAGTATATCACTGTTGTGTACGAATTTATAACTCTTCTCAATCATCTAATGCTTGTGAAGTTATGAAAGACTGAACGTCCGACAGGTCAACCTTTGATCAACCAGGACATAGATGTTTATGCCTAAAATTAGACTCTGGCTCTCGCTTCACATAATAGTTTTGAAGAATTAATCGCACAAAGGAATACGTCTCGAATCTACTTAGTACATGTAAAAACGAAAGAAAATACCAGGGGTGACATTGGAAAAGTTATTGCCCCTTGAAACCGATACAAGAGACATTATTATGATGGTGGGTGGAAAACAGGAAAAGGGGTCCTTCTGTAAGCTACAAGATCGAAATACTTACAACTCTTTAATAATTGGAAGTTCTACATGGCTCAGTTCAAGGCAAAGAAATCTTCCTCCCCGTTTCAAGACCCTGAAAAACACATCAATGACGTAAAAAAGCAGAATGGGTTCAATTTTCACTGCACAGAGAAAAGGAATAAAGACAGTAAATCATCCAGAAAAACCATGTACAAATATTAATGAATGATTTGTGCTTCTAAAACTTGGTatgataaagaaaatggaaaGCACTCAATTCCTAGATATTGAGTATTTTCTAGGATACAGAGGAGAGCACGGCCAGCTGAGGCGGTTAACCCCCATCACCCACCAAAAAATAATTGCTTATATACCTGTAAGGTTTTCATATACTACAATTTGGTAAAATTTGACATTTTTGTTCCCCCCACGCAATCCAAAATAAGTTCCTGACCTTGCTAGAATAACTAGGCCTGATCGTGTGtaatttttagttaaaaaaaatatggataaaatatcaataacagTTACTCGACAATGAAAAATGCAGATATACCCCCCACTCAACCAACCTCACAGTGGTAGAAAGCTGTTGCTATAAAAGCAAGAGATTGTTGTACATTGTCAAAATATGCGTCAAATTATTGGATGGTGCCCGATTTACCAGGAAGCTCTaggatattaaaaaaaaaaaactatcaagTAAAACTAGAGCACAAAACGGAGAAAAGGAAGAAAACCTGAAAGCTTCTGCAAGAGCTTTTTCTATGTGCGTAACATTCCTGATTCCAAATGCAATTGTATAACCATCCATCGAGTTGTCTTCAAACTTCAACGCTTCTGCGTCTCCTtcaacccaaataagagacttATCCTCTCCGAAACCTGAATGCATATAGCTATGCTCCTTTAGAATAACACACCTAGTTCAATCTTGGAAAACTTGGCCAATATGGGCACATCTCGATTTTGATATGATAATCGAAGGGAGTTGTATAGTTATTTGGTATGTAAATATTGTATTGTTGAAGCATATTAATATGCAACACTGAAAACCCAATAGGGAGTGAAAATCCTTTTACTCGACTGGAATTTCAAAAGGATTATTACATGCCCTTGAAAGCTGCTTTTTCAAGTGTAAGCAGCGGAATGTTCTGTCAATCGGGTCTCCCACATCCAAGGATAGATCAAGTAGGAAGCTCGGGGAGAAAATCGCTCCCTTCAAACAAAAATGTCTGaatttcatatataatttttatatgacTACAAGGTTTGGTTcccctaaaatttatttaattgtatcATCTTGACATTCCTCATCCCATCTCACCCCTGTCCCAAATTCTAGATCCATCCCTGACCATTTCCATATGCTTCAGTTAACAGATAATTAGTTTCCTTGGATAATCATTGGTTAGTTTCAATTTATGAGCACCTCCTCAAACCTAAGAGCATATAATTTTTGCTTGaattattgaatttgaaaacCCCCATCAGCCAAAGCTTTTCCTCATTATGCACTGTGACAAGTAAATAATAATCAAAGAATACAGCATCCACTCACCCCTCTCTTGAGCTCGCTTTTTCCCAACAGTTAACATATTGGAGTTTATATCACAAACAAAAATTTGAGTTTCTTCAGGCACGCTATCATCATGATCTCGCAAGGCTCGACGTCCAACATCGTTGATAGATTCCAGGATCCTGAAAGCAACATCCCCTGTAAACAAGAGAGATTTTACTCATGCCTTGGAAATAATAAAAGTACCAGCAGGtgccaaataaattttaaattccaagaaaatacaattttctCCACTCAAATGATTATGCATCGAGCTTAACCTTCAGGTAAGTCCATAAATCTTTAAAGACTCACAAGATATTGCTACAAAGTACCATCTCCTATTTATGAggttcaattaaaaataaaaactaaaaagaaataaaaactaaaaagaaaagaaaaaacttgATACAGGCAAAACCTAAAAATTAGCGAGTGAATCTTACATGCACAGATGTAACAAACAAATATTACCCATATCATAATGTAAGATTTACTGGAATCCTATGTTCATCTGCTTCATACACATACAAATGTACCTAACAGCACTCAACAAACACTGTTAGCATATTCAAAGCTCACCAGTTCCACCCGCCACATCAAGGTGCTTCATCCCTGGAAATGGATTCAATTTGGAAACCAATCTGCGATCACATTTGAACAATAAAAACCCAATAGAGTTAGAATAAAcatcataaattatttaaagaaagaGTGAACATTGTAACTCGTCATCCTACAATCAAAAGAGAGAACAAACTTTTCTTTCCATAATCTATGCATTCCACCACTCATCAAATCATTCATGAGATCATAATTTGTTGCCACGCTCGTGAAAACGTTACCAACCAGCCGACTTTTTTCCTCCTCCTTAACTTCCTTGTATCCTGAAAAGAACATTAGCAATACCAAACATTCAAAAATTAAGAGTTACTGAGTGATTCAACATTCAACATGCACTTTGTTCCATTGCATCAGATAACAGATACACAGAAACCAAGTGCATCAGGGGAAGACATGGGACGGCCACCAAGTcaagtaattaattttttttaaaaaaaatcatttgatttTTCCAAGACTTCGTGTCTCCCTCAGAATGTAAGAAATTGACCTCTATCCTCCTCTCACCCTCCTGGGATAAATTTTCTGGGTCCGCCAATTAAATGCTGGATTACTAACTTTAAAATAAGCTGGATTAGCCCATTAGCCATTTGTTTCAACAGGTCCGACACAGGCGGCGagcataaaaacaaatacaggCTTCACCAACCAAAACGCACGAACTCAATCACCCTCCCCCCGGCCCATTGCATCAACAAAAGAAGCAGAAAAATACAGTCCAGCACAGCCAAAGAAGATGGCTCGCAGCTCGATTAAGAATACACCAATccattaattttcaaattaaaacatAAGAACGAGTTGTTGATCAATAAACAAGCACGAATAGTTACACAGATAACGACATTCTTTTCTGATTTTAATCAATAGCTCGAGCAAAAGAGATACTAACCAAAACTGGTCGAATGCGTGTGTAAGAAGGAGCAAGAATTATACAGCGGAACGAAAGTATGCTTCCTCAAGCCGCGAGAAATCGATCTCATGGCGGTCGCCATTGATGCAACAGACGAACAAGTTCTCTCTCTCCTTCTCTTTTTtccaatttaattttcatttaaatcgttctttttctctttttggTTAATTTCTTTGGGCCCTTTGAAGTAAACATCTGGGCTAGATACTAAGCTTTTAGCCCGTGAAAgcccatttattttttaatatttcttggTCATCTGCCTAATTATCTCCacgagtaaaaaatattttgatacacgaactattattaaataaacaaattgatatatgaaatattgtaatattttaattgtacatatttcaactaaaaattcaattttaccTCCTTTCTAAATTGCTATTAAGTCCAATATTGTTATTAAATTCAAGTACATAcacattttttattaaataaaatttttaaaattgtattaGAATAAATAAGTATCAtaacttttttataaaaaatttcaaaataaattatatttttttatctatatatatcatatattaattaaattataacttaataaataaatcatatgcaaagctataatatatttaatttatatataaaaacaaaataaaataaattctttcatatttaaattataatgcatattgaaaaataatgagaTTTACCATAACTGTTTAATTAAATGAATTACGCAAGTTTTTAACGTTGGAATTACACAAATTTGGACAATGAGTTAGATTCACGTGTCGGTTTGCCCGTGTCCTGAGATCCACGTGCGTCGGTTATTTTATCATTCtagtaaaatatatttagttgtatatatatgatttatttattaaatatatttttattaatatataataaataaaaacaatgttATTTTATCAATAAGATATCAGTTGAGTGTTGCACGGAAAGAAGCTCAATGACACGGTTTGAACATATAAATGACTTCAGTAATAATCAGTTTGGATATGAAATGAAAGCTAAAAGCAGTGTAACTGAAATGTAAATTGTATAAGTTTGTTTATTAATTTTCGGAGACTTAAATAACTCTTATGTCACCACATATTCTTCACGAAAAGATTTTCACTAGAAAATTTTGGAAATCACAACAGTTTGTGACAATTCAATTCAGTAGGTCTTACGATTGCCCAAGTGAAACTCTTGGTATCTCACATACTTAACAAAAATTGATCATTAAACTTTTACCGTCATATTACAAGTATTTCTACGCACAAAATATCCTAGATGATTTGATATAAACTTTAAGTGTGTCTTTATGAAAATCTCGATCTGTTTATCTCTTGATAGCTTGAGAGTAATAGATAATTTTGAAGGTCAAGAGAGAGCAAAAGACTGGTCGCTCACTTTCTCTATTTATATGCTTCGATCCAACGGtcgacaaaataaaatatgatatctGTTCCAAATGAGATAGATGTTATTCACATCGTTTTCCACATCAATGTCCTTTCTGACAATCATAAGATGTAGGTAGTGCTTGCAGAATTATGACATTTACAGGTAATCAGAGAGTGTGTCAGTATGGAaaattttatctaaaaaatCAGCTGGGTCATGATCCTTAACAGAGTAAACGGTTAGTTTCATGGAATGTCTTTTGTCGAGCTTGACTGATTCAGTTGAGTAAGATCAACAGTTGGTTCGATTAAAGGTTATTATTGATCAGTTGATTTCGACAATCAGCTTCATtattaaaattcattttaattaagcTGCAAAACTTAATTGATTTAACAATACAATTTGTTTGTTTATTAATAGTTCgtgtatcaaaatattttttactcttaTTTAATAATATCGGTGTCATCTTACTTTCTAATAAACATCATATGATCATTTTAAAATgggaaaaaagaaacaaaatttgcAACCATCCTAATTAATTGCCTATTATTTACCTTTAATGATTAGCCTTATCCCATACATTTGAGATGTTTTCGCAGTAGGGAGCTCGTGGACTCCCCGATCTTATAGTACAGGCCCTACCTTTTATCTTTTGGGCCTTGCATCCAAATAAATCAACCGAAATTGTTAgacaagaataaataaataaaaattcagcCGAACAAAAATATAGTCGATTTAaaacatttacaagaataatgaaataatatttaaaaacaaataaagaaaatattttatatttctaaattgtgacaattaattaattcaataaaaaaaatggatatAACCAAATATCAACTCCAATCTACCTCGTGACATGACCTTGATCATAATTGTTGGccttttaattatattatttattatatatcaaataacCACATCCGCTTTAGGAGTTGGGAAGCCATAATTATTGCACTCCCGTCAATTATTAACCATAATTATTAAGTTTagtattgtttttttattacttttattttatttatacaattctgtaaaaattaaaatcatgtatttgaaAAAGAAGAACTTGGATAGTCCTAAAATTAGGTCTCTagcttgtgagacggtctcacgaatctttttctgtgagacgagtaaattctaccgatattcacaataaaaaataatactcttagcaaaaaaggtaatattttttcatggatgacccaaataagagatacgtctcacaaaatacgacatgtgagaccgtttcataCATGTTTTTGTCTAATCAGCTAATTATTGTGGATAGTGtaatgaaatttgacaatattcGATTGTTTAAATAactaatatatttgaaatttcgaaaacaaaaatttttttaaaaaaaataaatataaatttcatttctgatattttataaaataaaaagacgcCATATATTTactcttttcaaattatttgatgccaatatatattttctaataataataataatatactttGTTATTCAAAATTTAAGCCACAAATATTAGTGTGGTACTTGTCCATCCATTGATGCCAACTGttgcaaatttattttaaaaagtgtTGCCAATTGTTATTGAACACACATTTTAATCAATAACCATATGCAAAAATGACATTATTATTAGGTAAACTCAGCGTTGTTAAAAACTTCATCACATGACGTAAACTTCCGAAAAACTTagatttgattaaaatatttatcatgtcAAAGACATAACTCAAATGGTAAATCTTTACTAAAAGTTAAGACGGATAGTAACAGctcaattttttatgttttaaaccGTACAATAATTCAAAAGTAATGTGTCGACCGCTTCCACTCCTAcctaaattataaataaaatgtatttCATTAGATTTGGCATAAAATTTGACGGTTTGTTTCTAGCAAAATTGGTAGTTGAAGAGTTGTGATCTTCGATTATATGACAGCAATGGTGTGCCCGCCCAATTTAAACCTTAAACAGAGGCGGCTGACTTAATAACACGGTGCTTAATTAGTGATCATTTAATATGTACGCAAAAGTTAGTAAATCAAGCgcttaattaatatatatatatatatcgattcAAGAAATAAATCTCTTGAcgatatcattattattatttattaattaaaattatgataCAACTAATATATAGTCCTAATCGCGATTATACGA
This Primulina huaijiensis isolate GDHJ02 unplaced genomic scaffold, ASM1229523v2 scaffold31169, whole genome shotgun sequence DNA region includes the following protein-coding sequences:
- the LOC140967941 gene encoding 2-methoxy-6-polyprenyl-1,4-benzoquinol methylase, mitochondrial, whose translation is MATAMRSISRGLRKHTFVPLYNSCSFLHTHSTSFGYKEVKEEEKSRLVGNVFTSVATNYDLMNDLMSGGMHRLWKEKLVSKLNPFPGMKHLDVAGGTGDVAFRILESINDVGRRALRDHDDSVPEETQIFVCDINSNMLTVGKKRAQERGFGEDKSLIWVEGDAEALKFEDNSMDGYTIAFGIRNVTHIEKALAEAFRVLKRGGRFLCLELSHVELPIIKELYDFYSFSVIPVIGELVAGDRESYQYLVESIRRFPTQEKFGSMIAEVGFQNVEYENLVGGVVAIHSGLKF